The Mastomys coucha isolate ucsf_1 unplaced genomic scaffold, UCSF_Mcou_1 pScaffold4, whole genome shotgun sequence genome has a segment encoding these proteins:
- the Nemp1 gene encoding nuclear envelope integral membrane protein 1 isoform X1 codes for MAGGIKVAVWSAVGPRPRGRGAGVGDAAWLLLLVAGGVVCGSADVNVVMLQESQVDLNSSQQFCYKNVLIPKWHDIWTRIQVRVNSSKLVRVTQVDNEEKLKELEQFSIWNFFSSFLKEKLNDTYVNVGLYSTKTCLKVEIIEKDTKYSVVVTRKFDPKLFLVFLLGLTLFFCGDLLSRSQIFYYSTGMSVGIVASLLIVIFMISKFMPKRSPIYILLVGGWSFSLYLIQLVFKNLQEIWRCYWHYLLSYILTVGFMSFAVCYKYGPLENERSINLLTWTLQLLGLGFMYSGIQVPHVAFALIIIALCTKNLEYPIHWLCSAYRRMCKAAEKPVPPRLLTEEEYRIQGEVETQKALQELREFCNSPECSAWKTISRVQSPKRFADFVEGSFHLTPNEVSVHEQEYGLGSILTQDDELSSEEEGSGHPTFTHNNFLT; via the exons ATGGCGGGAGGAATCAAAGTGGCCGTGTGGTCGGCGGTTGGTCCCAGGCCCCGGGGCCGGGGGGCCGGGGTAGGCGACGCCGCGTGGCTGCTCTTGCTCGTCGCCGGCGGCGTGGTCTGCGGCTCAG CTGATGTAAATGTGGTCATGCTTCAGGAATCCCAAGTTGATTTGAATTCCAGTCAACAGTTCTGTTATAAAAATGTGCTTATCCCAAAGTGGCATGATATATGGACACGGATACAG GTTCGAGTAAATAGTTCCAAATTGGTCCGAGTTACCCAGGTGGACAATGAGGAGAAGCTGAAGGAGCTAGAGCAGTTTAGTATCTggaactttttttcttcttttctaaaagaGAAATTGAATGACACCTATGTTAACGTGGGTCTGTACAGCACAAAAACCTGCCTCAAGGTTGAGATTATAGAGAAGGACACCAAGTACAGTGTCGTTGTGACCCGGA aaTTTGACCCCAAACTCTTCCTTGTTTTCCTCCTTGGACTGACACTATTTTTTTGTGGAGACTTGCTGAGCAG GAGTCAAATTTTCTACTATTCCACTGGGATGAGCGTGGGAATTGTGGCCTCTCTCTTAATCGTCATTTTTATGATCTCTAAGTTTATGCCCAAG AGAAGTCCCATTTACATCCTCCTGGTAGGAGGCTGGTCCTTTTCTCTGTATCTCATCCAGCTAGTGTTTAAGAATTTACAAGAGATATGGAGGTGCTATTGGCATTATCTTCTAA GCTACATCCTCACAGTTGGATTCATGAGTTTTGCAGTGTGCTACAAGTATGGGCCCCTGGAGAATGAGCGGAGCATCAACCTGCTGACTTGGACGCTGCAGCTGCTGGGCCTGGGGTTCATGTATTCCGGTATTCAGGTCCCACACGTTGCCTTTGCTCTCATCATCATAGCACTATGTACTAAGAACCTGGAGTACCCCATCCACTGGCTGTGCAGTGCCTACAG AAGGATGTGTAAGGCAGCAGAAAAGCCTGTCCCCCCTCGCCTCCTGACAGAAGAAGAGTATCGGATACAAGGAGAGGTGGAGACCCAAAAAGCTTTACAGGAACTCCGAGAATTTTGTAACAGTCCGGAGTGCTCTGCCTGGAAGACTATATCTCGAGTTCAGTCTCCAAAAAG ATTTGCTGACTTTGTGGAAGGTTCTTTCCACCTCACGCCAAATGAAGTTTCTGTTCATGAACAGGAGTATGGATTAGGGAGCATCCTTACCCAGGATGACGAGCTGTCCTCAGAGGAGGAGGGCTCAGGACACCCCACTTTCACACACAACAATTTCTTGACATAA
- the Nemp1 gene encoding nuclear envelope integral membrane protein 1 isoform X2, producing MKRRLSNLGPDVNVVMLQESQVDLNSSQQFCYKNVLIPKWHDIWTRIQVRVNSSKLVRVTQVDNEEKLKELEQFSIWNFFSSFLKEKLNDTYVNVGLYSTKTCLKVEIIEKDTKYSVVVTRKFDPKLFLVFLLGLTLFFCGDLLSRSQIFYYSTGMSVGIVASLLIVIFMISKFMPKRSPIYILLVGGWSFSLYLIQLVFKNLQEIWRCYWHYLLSYILTVGFMSFAVCYKYGPLENERSINLLTWTLQLLGLGFMYSGIQVPHVAFALIIIALCTKNLEYPIHWLCSAYRRMCKAAEKPVPPRLLTEEEYRIQGEVETQKALQELREFCNSPECSAWKTISRVQSPKRFADFVEGSFHLTPNEVSVHEQEYGLGSILTQDDELSSEEEGSGHPTFTHNNFLT from the exons CTGATGTAAATGTGGTCATGCTTCAGGAATCCCAAGTTGATTTGAATTCCAGTCAACAGTTCTGTTATAAAAATGTGCTTATCCCAAAGTGGCATGATATATGGACACGGATACAG GTTCGAGTAAATAGTTCCAAATTGGTCCGAGTTACCCAGGTGGACAATGAGGAGAAGCTGAAGGAGCTAGAGCAGTTTAGTATCTggaactttttttcttcttttctaaaagaGAAATTGAATGACACCTATGTTAACGTGGGTCTGTACAGCACAAAAACCTGCCTCAAGGTTGAGATTATAGAGAAGGACACCAAGTACAGTGTCGTTGTGACCCGGA aaTTTGACCCCAAACTCTTCCTTGTTTTCCTCCTTGGACTGACACTATTTTTTTGTGGAGACTTGCTGAGCAG GAGTCAAATTTTCTACTATTCCACTGGGATGAGCGTGGGAATTGTGGCCTCTCTCTTAATCGTCATTTTTATGATCTCTAAGTTTATGCCCAAG AGAAGTCCCATTTACATCCTCCTGGTAGGAGGCTGGTCCTTTTCTCTGTATCTCATCCAGCTAGTGTTTAAGAATTTACAAGAGATATGGAGGTGCTATTGGCATTATCTTCTAA GCTACATCCTCACAGTTGGATTCATGAGTTTTGCAGTGTGCTACAAGTATGGGCCCCTGGAGAATGAGCGGAGCATCAACCTGCTGACTTGGACGCTGCAGCTGCTGGGCCTGGGGTTCATGTATTCCGGTATTCAGGTCCCACACGTTGCCTTTGCTCTCATCATCATAGCACTATGTACTAAGAACCTGGAGTACCCCATCCACTGGCTGTGCAGTGCCTACAG AAGGATGTGTAAGGCAGCAGAAAAGCCTGTCCCCCCTCGCCTCCTGACAGAAGAAGAGTATCGGATACAAGGAGAGGTGGAGACCCAAAAAGCTTTACAGGAACTCCGAGAATTTTGTAACAGTCCGGAGTGCTCTGCCTGGAAGACTATATCTCGAGTTCAGTCTCCAAAAAG ATTTGCTGACTTTGTGGAAGGTTCTTTCCACCTCACGCCAAATGAAGTTTCTGTTCATGAACAGGAGTATGGATTAGGGAGCATCCTTACCCAGGATGACGAGCTGTCCTCAGAGGAGGAGGGCTCAGGACACCCCACTTTCACACACAACAATTTCTTGACATAA
- the Nemp1 gene encoding nuclear envelope integral membrane protein 1 isoform X3, which translates to MLQESQVDLNSSQQFCYKNVLIPKWHDIWTRIQVRVNSSKLVRVTQVDNEEKLKELEQFSIWNFFSSFLKEKLNDTYVNVGLYSTKTCLKVEIIEKDTKYSVVVTRKFDPKLFLVFLLGLTLFFCGDLLSRSQIFYYSTGMSVGIVASLLIVIFMISKFMPKRSPIYILLVGGWSFSLYLIQLVFKNLQEIWRCYWHYLLSYILTVGFMSFAVCYKYGPLENERSINLLTWTLQLLGLGFMYSGIQVPHVAFALIIIALCTKNLEYPIHWLCSAYRRMCKAAEKPVPPRLLTEEEYRIQGEVETQKALQELREFCNSPECSAWKTISRVQSPKRFADFVEGSFHLTPNEVSVHEQEYGLGSILTQDDELSSEEEGSGHPTFTHNNFLT; encoded by the exons ATGCTTCAGGAATCCCAAGTTGATTTGAATTCCAGTCAACAGTTCTGTTATAAAAATGTGCTTATCCCAAAGTGGCATGATATATGGACACGGATACAG GTTCGAGTAAATAGTTCCAAATTGGTCCGAGTTACCCAGGTGGACAATGAGGAGAAGCTGAAGGAGCTAGAGCAGTTTAGTATCTggaactttttttcttcttttctaaaagaGAAATTGAATGACACCTATGTTAACGTGGGTCTGTACAGCACAAAAACCTGCCTCAAGGTTGAGATTATAGAGAAGGACACCAAGTACAGTGTCGTTGTGACCCGGA aaTTTGACCCCAAACTCTTCCTTGTTTTCCTCCTTGGACTGACACTATTTTTTTGTGGAGACTTGCTGAGCAG GAGTCAAATTTTCTACTATTCCACTGGGATGAGCGTGGGAATTGTGGCCTCTCTCTTAATCGTCATTTTTATGATCTCTAAGTTTATGCCCAAG AGAAGTCCCATTTACATCCTCCTGGTAGGAGGCTGGTCCTTTTCTCTGTATCTCATCCAGCTAGTGTTTAAGAATTTACAAGAGATATGGAGGTGCTATTGGCATTATCTTCTAA GCTACATCCTCACAGTTGGATTCATGAGTTTTGCAGTGTGCTACAAGTATGGGCCCCTGGAGAATGAGCGGAGCATCAACCTGCTGACTTGGACGCTGCAGCTGCTGGGCCTGGGGTTCATGTATTCCGGTATTCAGGTCCCACACGTTGCCTTTGCTCTCATCATCATAGCACTATGTACTAAGAACCTGGAGTACCCCATCCACTGGCTGTGCAGTGCCTACAG AAGGATGTGTAAGGCAGCAGAAAAGCCTGTCCCCCCTCGCCTCCTGACAGAAGAAGAGTATCGGATACAAGGAGAGGTGGAGACCCAAAAAGCTTTACAGGAACTCCGAGAATTTTGTAACAGTCCGGAGTGCTCTGCCTGGAAGACTATATCTCGAGTTCAGTCTCCAAAAAG ATTTGCTGACTTTGTGGAAGGTTCTTTCCACCTCACGCCAAATGAAGTTTCTGTTCATGAACAGGAGTATGGATTAGGGAGCATCCTTACCCAGGATGACGAGCTGTCCTCAGAGGAGGAGGGCTCAGGACACCCCACTTTCACACACAACAATTTCTTGACATAA